A part of Paenibacillus sp. IHBB 10380 genomic DNA contains:
- a CDS encoding beta-mannosidase yields the protein MKLNDNWKIRDFVVGEARDLEVASPEYIDYYWISANVPGDVHSTLIDRNIIDDPFFGHNDQKCRWVEEKVWWYRTVFHCDDPLQDGERMELVFDGLDTFATIYLNGVELGSTDNMFIRHTFEVTRELRRGNNTLAVKFDPIRERVGHQVQNYWSGFSKKRIWTRKAQNHFGWDWGPRLVCAGIWQDVHLEKRTFAKIDHVFARTVRLDETAAEVQIDVELQTFDKNKNYETQVRLAYGDQEITATAMFEKGKAYMTMRVEDAKLWWTHDLGIPHLYDLHVDVLADGAYIDAHVQKFGIRTVEVLRHDEQGNACFTFVLNGVKIFAKGANWIPIDSFIGSVSDFRYSHLIQMSKDANMNMLRVWGGGVYERDIFYEDCNRQGILVWQDFMFACALYPDYNKNFMDNVRREITEVVKRLRNHPCLAMWCGNNENDWLYEALHSSGEIKDPFYGEKIYHEMMPEILEELDPTRLFWPSSPYGGNDHNSREEGDTHNWQVWHGNIEPRTFGEPQLQDYSVEGLSFKKFKGDTTKFSSEFGMHASSNRYTLERNMPKDMFYWGSEEMAYRNKDKYYPKGILLMKGYTGVPEDIEQYMDFSMLTQAEGLKYGIEHYRRNKPETSGALYWQLNDCWPGTSWSVIDYYGLPKASYHYSRKFFSPILLTLDHDEGEDLKLWALNDLRSAYNDEVELAVYDFNGEKKFSRTYSVSIRANSGEQIDVLPESEAINGLDPAEVVIGIRSMQERTEVNYYFFRDHKDMKYTTAKLTVDIDEGKSELRISTDRFARMVKIELSMAYLVLSDNFFDLLPGETKVIKIHQAQGQAIPWESLRVQAINSK from the coding sequence ATGAAGCTGAACGACAATTGGAAAATTCGTGATTTTGTTGTTGGGGAAGCGAGAGACTTAGAAGTGGCATCTCCCGAATATATCGATTACTACTGGATCTCTGCTAACGTACCGGGAGATGTGCACTCTACATTAATAGATCGGAACATCATTGACGATCCATTTTTTGGTCACAACGATCAAAAATGCCGCTGGGTAGAAGAGAAGGTTTGGTGGTACCGAACGGTGTTTCATTGTGACGATCCATTACAGGATGGGGAACGAATGGAGCTGGTGTTTGATGGTCTGGATACATTCGCTACCATTTACTTAAATGGGGTTGAACTTGGCTCAACCGACAATATGTTTATTCGACATACGTTTGAAGTGACACGGGAATTAAGGCGCGGCAACAATACGCTTGCTGTTAAATTTGATCCGATCCGTGAACGGGTAGGCCATCAAGTTCAGAATTATTGGTCTGGGTTCAGTAAAAAAAGGATTTGGACTCGCAAAGCGCAGAACCATTTTGGTTGGGATTGGGGACCTCGGCTTGTATGTGCAGGGATTTGGCAGGATGTTCATCTCGAGAAACGGACTTTCGCTAAAATTGATCATGTGTTTGCCAGAACTGTGCGTTTGGATGAAACGGCGGCTGAGGTGCAGATCGATGTAGAGCTTCAGACTTTTGACAAAAACAAAAATTACGAGACACAAGTTCGCTTGGCTTACGGTGATCAAGAGATCACGGCAACTGCCATGTTTGAAAAAGGTAAAGCGTATATGACGATGCGGGTGGAGGATGCCAAGTTATGGTGGACACATGATCTGGGCATCCCTCATTTGTATGATTTGCATGTCGATGTTCTCGCCGATGGTGCATATATAGATGCACATGTTCAGAAGTTTGGTATTCGTACGGTGGAAGTGCTCCGTCACGATGAGCAGGGGAATGCTTGTTTTACGTTCGTGCTAAATGGCGTCAAAATATTCGCCAAAGGAGCAAACTGGATTCCAATAGATAGTTTTATTGGAAGTGTTTCCGATTTCAGATACTCTCACCTGATACAAATGTCCAAGGATGCGAACATGAACATGTTACGAGTCTGGGGCGGCGGCGTTTATGAACGCGATATTTTTTATGAGGACTGTAATCGACAAGGTATTTTGGTATGGCAAGACTTTATGTTTGCTTGTGCACTCTATCCTGACTATAACAAAAATTTCATGGATAATGTCCGTCGTGAAATTACGGAGGTAGTCAAGCGCCTCCGCAATCACCCTTGCCTTGCGATGTGGTGTGGTAACAATGAGAACGATTGGCTTTATGAAGCGCTGCATTCCTCTGGTGAAATTAAAGATCCGTTCTACGGAGAGAAAATATATCATGAAATGATGCCTGAGATTTTAGAAGAGCTAGATCCTACACGGTTGTTCTGGCCAAGCTCGCCGTACGGCGGTAATGATCACAACTCGCGTGAAGAAGGCGATACGCACAATTGGCAAGTATGGCATGGAAACATAGAACCGCGGACATTTGGGGAACCTCAGCTGCAAGATTATAGTGTAGAGGGTCTCTCTTTCAAAAAATTCAAAGGAGACACCACTAAATTTTCTAGTGAATTTGGGATGCATGCTTCATCCAATCGTTATACGCTGGAACGGAACATGCCGAAGGATATGTTCTATTGGGGCAGTGAAGAAATGGCTTATCGCAATAAGGATAAGTATTACCCCAAAGGGATTTTACTGATGAAAGGGTACACTGGTGTACCTGAGGATATTGAGCAATATATGGACTTTTCAATGCTAACACAGGCGGAAGGCTTGAAATATGGAATCGAGCATTATCGACGTAATAAACCGGAAACGAGTGGAGCGTTGTACTGGCAGTTGAACGATTGTTGGCCGGGTACGAGTTGGTCTGTTATCGATTACTACGGTTTGCCGAAGGCTTCATATCATTATTCACGTAAATTTTTTAGTCCAATTTTGCTTACGTTGGATCACGATGAAGGTGAAGATTTGAAATTATGGGCTTTGAACGATCTGCGATCTGCGTACAATGATGAGGTAGAACTTGCTGTTTATGATTTCAATGGGGAGAAAAAGTTCAGCCGTACCTATAGCGTATCGATCAGAGCGAATAGCGGTGAACAAATCGACGTGTTGCCTGAAAGTGAGGCAATAAACGGGCTTGATCCAGCTGAAGTGGTTATCGGTATTCGTTCTATGCAAGAAAGAACGGAAGTGAATTATTATTTTTTCCGGGACCATAAAGATATGAAGTATACGACCGCCAAGCTGACGGTTGACATTGACGAAGGTAAATCAGAACTACGTATTTCGACGGATCGGTTTGCACGTATGGTGAAAATTGAACTTTCGATGGCGTATCTAGTTCTTAGCGACAATTTCTTTGATTTGCTTCCAGGGGAGACGAAGGTGATTAAGATTCATCAGGCACAAGGACAGGCAATTCCTTGGGAAAGTCTACGAGTACAAGCGATCAACAGCAAATGA
- a CDS encoding zinc-dependent alcohol dehydrogenase family protein translates to MRAAVLRKTGEIELSIWKEEMLAPGEVRVRVKCCGICGTDQHIYHGHPGSAAVTPPIVLGHELAGEVIEVASDVISLQMGDRVSVDPNIYCGSCRYCRSGRAHLCDRLEAVGVTRDGGMGETCAVPAANCYRLPDGMSDIEGAMVEPLGCVLHGMRKLYIRSTDTVLIIGGGFIGQLFLQLVKRQGAARIVVSEPADSKREQLLRLGADEVMDPQEAAQQLINDADVVIECVGRKESMEFAIEAARKGGQVLLFGVSSPETTIQLSPFSVFSKELKIMGSFINPYTHEEAISLLHKQIVQVEPLISHRFRLDEIPDVMGCYPTLQVSKGVILF, encoded by the coding sequence ATGAGAGCCGCAGTGTTGCGAAAAACGGGAGAAATAGAGTTATCAATATGGAAGGAAGAGATGCTGGCTCCAGGTGAAGTGCGTGTTCGGGTGAAGTGCTGCGGCATTTGTGGTACAGATCAGCATATTTACCACGGCCATCCTGGATCAGCGGCAGTAACTCCGCCGATTGTTCTAGGACATGAACTTGCCGGTGAAGTCATTGAAGTCGCTAGCGACGTCATTTCTTTACAGATGGGTGATCGTGTTTCGGTCGATCCGAATATATATTGCGGCAGCTGTCGTTACTGCCGTAGTGGTCGGGCGCACCTGTGCGATCGGTTAGAGGCGGTCGGTGTTACACGGGACGGTGGAATGGGCGAGACTTGCGCTGTACCTGCAGCGAACTGCTATCGTTTGCCGGATGGCATGAGCGACATCGAGGGCGCTATGGTCGAGCCACTTGGCTGCGTGCTGCACGGAATGAGGAAGCTTTACATTCGTTCGACCGATACGGTGCTTATTATCGGCGGCGGCTTCATAGGCCAACTTTTCTTACAGCTTGTCAAACGGCAGGGAGCGGCCCGCATTGTCGTAAGCGAGCCGGCAGATAGCAAGCGCGAACAACTGCTTCGACTCGGGGCGGATGAAGTAATGGATCCCCAAGAAGCGGCACAGCAGCTAATAAACGATGCCGATGTTGTTATTGAGTGCGTAGGACGCAAAGAATCGATGGAATTCGCCATAGAAGCGGCGCGTAAAGGCGGGCAGGTTCTTCTCTTCGGCGTGTCTTCGCCCGAAACTACAATTCAACTATCGCCATTTTCGGTATTTTCCAAGGAACTGAAAATTATGGGATCTTTCATTAATCCCTATACGCATGAAGAAGCGATTTCACTTCTTCATAAGCAAATCGTACAGGTTGAGCCGCTGATTAGTCATCGTTTTCGCTTGGATGAAATTCCAGATGTGATGGGATGTTATCCAACGCTCCAAGTAAGTAAGGGTGTTATCCTTTTTTAA
- a CDS encoding NAD(P)H oxidoreductase, with the protein MKVLLVVTHPRENSLTYAVMNRFVEGLKQNNHEVDIMDLDRDGFNPVYTAEDERDWMSPDKQFSPEIRKEMDRVVAADALVFVFPLWWYSVPSMLKGYLDKVWNIGLLKEFTSKKVLWICLAGGDQEHLIKYEYHDMITHYLNNAIAGYARVKESKVEFLYDTLSESNEYIEGLLNHAYLLGREYK; encoded by the coding sequence ATGAAAGTTCTATTAGTCGTCACTCATCCCAGAGAAAATTCCCTTACCTATGCCGTCATGAATCGTTTTGTTGAGGGTTTGAAACAGAATAACCACGAAGTAGATATAATGGACTTGGATCGAGACGGATTCAATCCCGTATATACAGCAGAAGATGAACGAGATTGGATGAGTCCTGATAAGCAATTTTCACCTGAAATACGGAAGGAAATGGATCGAGTTGTCGCTGCCGATGCGCTTGTCTTCGTGTTCCCTCTATGGTGGTACAGCGTCCCTTCCATGTTAAAAGGGTATCTGGATAAAGTATGGAACATCGGTTTACTCAAGGAATTCACTTCTAAGAAAGTACTATGGATTTGCTTAGCCGGCGGGGATCAAGAACATTTAATCAAATATGAATACCACGATATGATTACTCATTACCTGAATAACGCGATCGCTGGTTACGCAAGAGTGAAAGAATCCAAGGTCGAGTTCTTATACGACACACTGTCCGAATCCAACGAATACATCGAAGGCCTACTGAACCACGCTTATCTCTTAGGTCGAGAATATAAGTGA
- a CDS encoding winged helix-turn-helix transcriptional regulator, which produces MKENTKKYTIGIEATLEVIRGKWKGIIVYHLTTGRKRTYELRKLMPSLTQKVLTQQLRELEKDGIIIRIIYNQIPPKVEYEISDYGWGLINILDSVCLWGEEHLDKVYGDKTLVLKAQSDVNF; this is translated from the coding sequence ATGAAAGAAAATACAAAAAAATATACGATAGGGATTGAGGCAACGCTAGAGGTAATCAGAGGAAAATGGAAGGGGATCATCGTATATCATTTGACAACGGGGAGAAAACGAACCTATGAACTGCGAAAGCTAATGCCTAGCCTCACCCAAAAAGTACTTACGCAGCAGCTTAGAGAGCTTGAAAAGGATGGAATCATTATTCGAATCATCTATAACCAAATCCCCCCAAAAGTAGAGTATGAGATTAGTGATTATGGGTGGGGTTTGATAAATATACTGGATAGTGTTTGTTTATGGGGAGAAGAGCATCTAGATAAAGTTTATGGAGATAAAACATTGGTACTAAAGGCTCAAAGTGACGTGAATTTCTGA
- a CDS encoding LysR family transcriptional regulator, with the protein MNFEQMEYIVDVANTGSFTKAAQNSHVTLSAISQSISLLETELGITLFTRSRGLGAIPTVEGKQIIKKANEVLLKVNELKEEARSFSNTLSGELKIATIPGPMHLLIDVVSAFKEDYPHVKIEIFEKGPNEILNDLEQSKIDIGLIVLSEDVIERNGHLTFEKLLEGKMVVGVNKNSPLAFEKKITPKQLVGQTLVLYDDKDLWDDTNALISKYGNANILFTTNNTKAIQNAVKRGLAITIGLEYSFADNISDIVLIELDIPNLKPIHYGWVLHKGKHPSQVSKRFIQRLQFEF; encoded by the coding sequence ATGAATTTTGAACAGATGGAATATATTGTAGATGTAGCAAATACGGGATCTTTTACAAAAGCTGCTCAGAACTCTCATGTCACTTTATCAGCAATCAGCCAATCGATTTCCTTACTCGAAACAGAATTAGGCATCACCTTATTTACACGTTCCCGTGGTTTAGGTGCCATCCCAACAGTAGAAGGAAAACAGATCATTAAGAAAGCGAATGAAGTCTTATTAAAGGTGAATGAACTAAAAGAAGAAGCTAGAAGCTTCAGCAACACCTTGAGCGGTGAATTAAAGATAGCTACCATACCAGGTCCTATGCATTTACTCATAGATGTGGTTTCGGCATTCAAAGAAGATTATCCCCATGTCAAAATAGAGATTTTTGAAAAGGGACCTAATGAAATATTAAATGATCTGGAACAAAGTAAGATTGATATTGGATTAATCGTGTTATCGGAGGATGTTATAGAAAGAAATGGGCATCTGACGTTTGAAAAGCTGTTAGAAGGGAAAATGGTTGTAGGAGTAAATAAAAATTCTCCTCTTGCCTTTGAAAAGAAAATTACTCCCAAACAATTAGTTGGACAAACTTTGGTATTGTATGATGATAAGGATCTTTGGGACGATACGAACGCTTTAATTTCTAAGTATGGAAATGCAAATATCCTTTTTACAACGAATAATACGAAGGCCATTCAAAATGCAGTGAAACGTGGGTTGGCTATTACGATCGGGCTGGAGTATTCATTCGCGGACAACATATCTGACATTGTTCTTATAGAGCTTGATATACCAAATTTAAAACCTATTCACTATGGATGGGTTCTTCATAAGGGAAAGCATCCTTCACAGGTTTCGAAAAGATTTATTCAAAGACTTCAATTTGAATTTTAA
- a CDS encoding SDR family NAD(P)-dependent oxidoreductase, which yields MNNKRVAVITGGASGIGKATALKFASKGDQVVVADFNEEAGNETVGLIKESGGEAIFVKTDVSKFEDVEALIEQAVTAFGRVDVMFNNAGIGRNTPVLDQNINDYHSVINVNQHGVAHGIIAAGKKMRELGIKGVIINTASVFGFLASPGTFAYHASKGAVIMMTKSAALELAPYGIRVVAVAPGAVDTPIIQGYKDQGLVESMKAKVIGNKLTQPEQVADSVYLLSLEEASAINGSVVMADEGYASFK from the coding sequence ATGAACAATAAAAGAGTAGCCGTGATCACAGGTGGCGCAAGCGGAATAGGGAAAGCAACAGCCTTAAAATTTGCAAGCAAAGGGGATCAAGTGGTTGTCGCTGACTTTAATGAAGAAGCCGGCAACGAGACGGTTGGACTCATTAAAGAGAGCGGCGGCGAAGCTATTTTCGTCAAAACGGATGTATCCAAGTTTGAAGATGTTGAGGCACTCATTGAACAAGCAGTGACTGCTTTTGGCAGAGTAGATGTTATGTTTAACAATGCTGGCATCGGGCGAAATACGCCTGTCTTGGATCAAAACATAAATGACTACCATAGTGTAATCAATGTGAATCAGCATGGGGTTGCACATGGCATTATTGCGGCAGGCAAGAAAATGAGGGAATTAGGTATTAAAGGGGTTATTATCAATACCGCTTCTGTGTTTGGATTCCTAGCATCACCAGGAACCTTTGCGTACCATGCTTCCAAAGGTGCTGTCATTATGATGACCAAATCAGCGGCTTTAGAATTGGCGCCGTATGGCATACGGGTCGTTGCGGTTGCACCAGGTGCAGTTGACACACCCATTATTCAGGGATATAAAGATCAGGGCTTAGTCGAATCCATGAAAGCAAAAGTAATCGGAAATAAATTAACACAACCTGAGCAGGTAGCCGATTCCGTGTATTTGCTGTCATTAGAAGAAGCAAGTGCAATCAATGGTAGTGTTGTCATGGCTGATGAAGGATATGCTTCTTTTAAATAA